A genomic segment from Acipenser ruthenus chromosome 5, fAciRut3.2 maternal haplotype, whole genome shotgun sequence encodes:
- the LOC131737122 gene encoding mitoregulin-like — protein MAEVSDRTLQVAVLVSFATGFLAGWQANRIRRRFLDWRKKRLQSKLAETQKKLDLS, from the coding sequence ATGGCTGAGGTATCAGACAGGACGCTGCAGGTTGCAGTGCTAGTTTCCTTTGCAACCGGTTTTCTTGCAGGATGGCAAGCCAACAGAATTAGAAGGCGGTTCCTGGATTGGAGAAAGAAAAGACTACAATCCAAACTTGCTGAAACGCAAAAGAAACTGGACCTGTCATAA